A genomic window from Candidatus Methylacidiphilum fumarolicum includes:
- a CDS encoding CDP-alcohol phosphatidyltransferase family protein: protein MTLASWITLFRIVSLPLILFFLKQYEKSDEISQPDEKLRAGSLIFFLVAAFSDCIDGYLARNCGQKSKLGAILDPIADKLLLFVMLFSLATINASKIAKIPLWLPLLIASRDLFLLFGFLFLKALHKEMEVQPHWTGKLATFMSFSLVGFSLLGIAKLTNISVYLCALFLMLSSIVYSIRAIKILLSQHHHSVSPTAKKDNLL, encoded by the coding sequence ATGACACTGGCTTCATGGATAACCTTGTTTAGAATTGTATCCCTTCCTCTTATACTCTTTTTCCTTAAGCAATATGAAAAGAGTGATGAAATCAGCCAACCCGATGAAAAACTGCGTGCAGGTTCCTTGATTTTTTTTCTTGTTGCCGCCTTTTCTGATTGTATCGATGGGTATTTAGCCAGGAACTGTGGACAGAAAAGCAAGCTAGGAGCCATTCTGGATCCGATCGCTGATAAACTGCTTCTTTTTGTCATGCTGTTTTCCTTAGCAACCATCAATGCTTCAAAAATAGCTAAAATTCCTTTATGGTTGCCTCTTCTAATAGCTTCCAGAGATCTTTTCCTTCTTTTTGGTTTTCTTTTTTTAAAAGCCTTACACAAGGAAATGGAAGTTCAGCCGCATTGGACTGGCAAATTGGCTACATTCATGAGTTTTAGTTTAGTGGGTTTTTCTCTGCTAGGAATTGCAAAACTAACCAATATTTCAGTCTATTTGTGTGCGCTTTTTCTTATGCTTTCTAGCATAGTATATTCTATCAGAGCCATAAAAATTCTACTTTCTCAACATCATCATTCTGTTTCTCCAACTGCAAAAAAAGATAATCTTTTATAG
- a CDS encoding glucose-1-phosphate adenylyltransferase produces MNRSHLFSFSPMDVITVILGGGAGTRLFPLTKERAKPAVPIAGKYRLVDIPISLSINSGLRRIFILTQFNSSSLHRHIQQTYRFDDYSQGFVEILAAQQTPKGAYWYQGTADAVRQNLIHFASHPHDMVLILAGDQLYKMDYRVMIEQHIETCADVTVGITPVPIKQASSLGILRVNEEKRIVAFVEKPKEKEVLKEFAISDPFLSLYHIPRDSAYYFASMGIYVFNRKTLSNALGGAEPDFGKDIIPSLIRTHRVYSYIYPGYWEDIGTISAFYQANLDLCHLHSNFDFYDSHFPIFTRPRYLPPSKILDATIENSLIAEGCIITGAKITHSLIGIRSIVQPQTCLNDTVLLGNDYYETESQALSAEGHGLPRIGIGNNSFIEKTIIDKNSRIGNNVKISPAGKPQNYDGDFYYIRDGIVIIPRGGVVPHGTII; encoded by the coding sequence ATGAATAGATCTCATCTTTTTTCCTTTTCTCCAATGGATGTCATTACAGTGATTCTGGGAGGAGGTGCAGGCACAAGACTATTTCCACTCACCAAAGAAAGGGCAAAACCCGCCGTGCCCATTGCTGGCAAATATCGTCTTGTAGATATTCCAATAAGTTTGTCAATCAATTCTGGGTTAAGAAGAATTTTTATATTGACCCAGTTCAATAGCTCTTCTCTCCATCGACATATACAGCAGACCTATCGGTTTGATGACTATTCGCAAGGTTTTGTAGAAATTCTGGCTGCACAGCAGACTCCCAAAGGAGCTTACTGGTATCAGGGTACTGCAGATGCAGTGAGACAAAACCTTATCCATTTTGCTAGCCACCCTCATGATATGGTCTTAATTCTTGCTGGAGACCAACTCTATAAGATGGATTACCGAGTAATGATCGAACAGCATATTGAAACCTGCGCAGATGTGACGGTCGGAATCACCCCTGTTCCCATAAAACAGGCTTCATCCTTAGGAATCTTAAGGGTCAATGAAGAAAAACGAATAGTGGCGTTCGTTGAAAAACCGAAAGAAAAAGAAGTACTGAAAGAATTTGCTATATCCGACCCTTTTTTAAGTCTTTATCACATACCAAGGGATTCAGCTTATTATTTTGCCTCTATGGGCATTTACGTTTTTAATCGTAAGACCCTTTCCAATGCCCTTGGAGGCGCTGAGCCAGATTTTGGCAAAGATATTATTCCTTCGTTAATCCGTACCCATCGCGTCTACTCTTATATTTATCCTGGCTATTGGGAAGACATTGGAACAATCTCAGCTTTCTATCAAGCCAATTTAGACCTATGCCACCTCCATTCCAATTTTGACTTTTACGATAGTCACTTCCCCATATTTACTCGGCCCAGATATCTTCCGCCTTCCAAAATCCTCGATGCAACAATCGAAAATTCTCTTATTGCAGAAGGCTGCATTATTACAGGAGCGAAAATTACCCATTCTCTTATTGGAATAAGAAGCATTGTTCAACCACAAACTTGCCTCAATGACACAGTGCTTCTCGGAAACGACTATTACGAAACAGAAAGTCAGGCGCTAAGCGCAGAAGGCCACGGCCTTCCTAGAATAGGGATCGGCAATAACTCTTTTATTGAAAAAACCATCATCGATAAAAATAGTCGGATTGGCAATAATGTGAAAATTTCTCCTGCCGGCAAGCCTCAGAATTACGATGGTGATTTCTATTATATTCGAGATGGAATTGTTATCATCCCACGGGGCGGAGTCGTCCCGCATGGAACGATTATTTAA
- the der gene encoding ribosome biogenesis GTPase Der — protein sequence MKVVAIIGRPNVGKSLLFNRICCKELSLVHDIPGVTRDRIISFIHRDGQKAMLIDTGGLDFNSKTNLEKSLFEQIEISLTEATHILFVVDGRTGLTPLDLEIGKFLKKRHKPVFVVVNKIDDPKLENNTLDFVALGFDTIFPVSAAHNRGIEELLRSIFVSDSIVTEQKDLKLPAAPPTRIAVIGQPNAGKSTLINGLIGEKRLVVDEHPGTTHDAVDVDFSIAGLPFTLIDTAGLRKKNKLQPGLESKIAGRTVHAINRSHIVLFVIDAEKGISLQDKKIGGLIQKAFRPCIIVLNKIDLLENSFDRRNWGKESRLLIQRELPFLSYAPVVALSAEKKWNYQSLFTAILLVDQERKKCIPTHDVAEFFQRTLHQFPPQPIQGKRLKIYYATQLKNKDSSKGPPCPTFVLFVNNLKLLKAAYKKFLEGKLRQTFAFTGCPILWKWKKAQGKKTLLIQK from the coding sequence ATGAAAGTCGTAGCCATTATCGGAAGGCCGAACGTTGGAAAGTCTCTTTTGTTCAATAGGATCTGTTGCAAAGAACTATCACTGGTTCATGATATCCCAGGAGTCACAAGGGATCGAATCATTTCTTTTATCCACAGGGATGGCCAAAAAGCAATGCTCATAGATACAGGAGGTTTGGACTTTAATTCAAAAACAAATTTAGAAAAGTCCCTTTTCGAGCAAATTGAGATTTCTTTAACAGAAGCTACCCATATCCTTTTTGTCGTCGACGGCAGAACTGGACTCACCCCTTTAGATCTAGAAATAGGAAAATTTTTAAAGAAAAGGCATAAGCCAGTCTTTGTTGTCGTCAATAAAATAGACGATCCTAAACTGGAAAATAATACTTTGGACTTTGTTGCGCTTGGATTCGATACCATTTTCCCAGTTTCAGCAGCACACAATAGAGGTATAGAAGAGCTTCTTCGTTCCATCTTTGTGAGCGACTCCATAGTGACTGAGCAAAAGGATTTAAAACTGCCCGCTGCTCCTCCTACTCGTATCGCCGTAATAGGACAACCCAACGCAGGAAAATCAACGTTGATAAACGGGCTTATTGGAGAAAAAAGGCTTGTGGTGGACGAACATCCGGGGACAACTCATGACGCTGTTGATGTTGATTTTAGTATTGCTGGTCTTCCTTTCACGCTGATTGATACGGCAGGGCTCAGAAAAAAAAACAAACTACAACCAGGCTTAGAAAGTAAAATAGCTGGTCGGACGGTACATGCTATAAACCGCTCACATATCGTTTTGTTTGTCATTGATGCTGAAAAAGGAATTAGCCTACAAGATAAAAAAATTGGCGGATTGATACAAAAAGCTTTTCGGCCCTGTATCATTGTCCTCAATAAAATTGATTTGTTAGAGAATTCCTTCGATCGGCGAAACTGGGGAAAAGAAAGTCGCCTACTCATACAAAGAGAGCTTCCATTTTTAAGTTATGCCCCTGTAGTGGCACTCAGCGCTGAAAAAAAATGGAATTATCAAAGCTTATTCACTGCAATTCTTCTAGTAGACCAGGAAAGAAAAAAATGCATTCCTACCCATGATGTCGCCGAATTTTTCCAAAGGACCTTGCATCAATTCCCCCCACAGCCCATTCAAGGTAAAAGATTAAAAATTTACTACGCCACACAACTTAAGAATAAAGACAGTTCCAAAGGGCCTCCGTGTCCAACGTTTGTTCTTTTTGTCAATAATCTCAAATTACTCAAAGCTGCCTATAAAAAATTTCTTGAAGGAAAACTTCGCCAAACTTTTGCCTTTACCGGTTGTCCCATTTTGTGGAAATGGAAAAAGGCTCAAGGGAAAAAAACGCTTCTGATTCAAAAGTAG
- the amrB gene encoding AmmeMemoRadiSam system protein B, with product MNLKKNAVRASCHGFSYPSDPVDCLTKFRSFFDLPGACAWPKKNTIGKEKKERLAVLSPHIDFQVSPKAYTHAFSHWFSRAEADFFIILGVGHHSRLEWSIDSRDYITPLGRAYNRIEIVERIERSVNFSLADPDGHQREHSIEFPIVFMQALRYWMGIEKPLEFVPILCGGLHDLIIYNNGKEALSMMRMLASALREVLTAYGEKAALIISIDGCHIGPRFGHPLDLTKALLKDTELWEKELWKNVEEQNLEGFLAHLQKEKNIRFFDGVGAIALLMEIFKDKPFFFKRTYYEQWFEPRDSSAVTFSSGFLTY from the coding sequence ATGAACTTAAAAAAGAATGCTGTTCGAGCAAGCTGCCATGGATTTTCCTATCCTTCCGATCCTGTAGATTGTCTGACCAAATTCCGGTCCTTTTTCGATCTGCCAGGCGCTTGCGCTTGGCCTAAAAAAAATACGATCGGTAAAGAAAAAAAAGAGAGGCTTGCCGTTTTGTCTCCTCATATCGATTTTCAAGTTAGTCCCAAGGCCTATACTCATGCCTTTTCCCATTGGTTTTCTAGGGCAGAAGCCGACTTTTTTATTATCCTTGGAGTTGGACATCATAGCCGGCTTGAATGGAGTATTGATAGTAGAGATTATATAACTCCTTTAGGAAGAGCCTATAATAGAATAGAAATTGTGGAGCGCATCGAAAGAAGTGTCAATTTTTCTCTTGCTGATCCTGATGGACATCAAAGAGAGCATTCTATCGAATTTCCTATCGTTTTTATGCAAGCTTTGCGTTACTGGATGGGCATCGAAAAGCCCTTAGAATTTGTCCCTATCCTCTGTGGCGGCTTACACGATCTCATTATTTATAACAACGGCAAGGAAGCACTTTCAATGATGCGAATGCTTGCTTCTGCTCTCCGTGAAGTACTGACCGCTTATGGGGAAAAAGCAGCTCTTATCATTAGCATTGATGGATGCCATATTGGTCCAAGATTTGGTCATCCTTTGGACTTAACAAAAGCATTGCTCAAAGATACAGAGTTATGGGAAAAAGAACTATGGAAAAACGTCGAAGAACAAAATTTGGAAGGTTTTCTTGCGCATCTCCAAAAAGAAAAAAATATTCGTTTTTTTGATGGCGTTGGGGCTATTGCCCTTCTTATGGAAATCTTTAAAGACAAACCTTTTTTCTTTAAAAGAACCTATTACGAACAATGGTTTGAACCGCGAGACAGTTCCGCTGTCACTTTCTCTAGCGGATTCTTGACTTACTGA
- the bglX gene encoding beta-glucosidase BglX: MSPSSLKPIEPSDVRAILSQMNLEEKIGQLVLLSPKDGMLSEELKTLIQKGKVGSFLNLTDPSQIEAAQLIASNRGRLQIPLLFAFDVLHGFKTIFPIPIALASSMDPELIELVAHAAAKEARAFGIHLTFAPMLDVCRDPRWGRVAESPGEDPFLASLLSSAWIKGFQGKNLSSSSLLAACPKHFVGYGAVEGGRDYNSVTISHRLLQEIYLPPFLQAFKEGAFATMAAFVAINGLPPAANPQLLKGLLRKDIGWEGPVISDWNAVRELVQHGITENEKTAVALAINSGIDIDMVSGLYSQYLEELLKEGKVKEETIDEAALRVLTLKKKLGLFTQEPHPLKIDQNQWQTILKTNKQIALEAAKKSVVLLKNEDGLLPIAPSIRSIALIGPFSEERKEHLGPWSAIGDCNDVITLAEGLKRYAPRGTKIHVVEGCNKFSHGTVDYQQALKIAQSSQLIVAAVGEKANMSGEAASRAFLDLPTQQQKLIEVLLETGVPVVLIVFSGRPLDLSRIISKTKAILQAWFLGTETGEALGQILFGLYNPSGKLPITFPRSVGQIPIYYAQLPTGRPANRSFPSCRYIDQSNTPLFPFGYGLSYTTFHYSFPTLNRSRINYHETLEILTEIENTGTVPGEEIVQLYIRDPVASISRPLKELKGIRRVFLKPGERQKIKFSLSSVDLAFIDYEGKRKIEPGRFFLWVGPNSMEGKRAEFDLVP, from the coding sequence ATGTCCCCATCCTCTTTAAAACCGATCGAACCATCTGATGTCAGAGCTATTCTTTCCCAAATGAACCTAGAAGAAAAGATTGGACAGTTGGTCCTATTAAGTCCCAAGGATGGGATGCTATCTGAAGAGCTAAAAACTCTTATTCAAAAAGGAAAAGTAGGATCCTTTTTAAACCTAACAGACCCCTCTCAAATTGAAGCAGCTCAGCTGATTGCTTCGAACAGAGGCCGTTTACAAATTCCTTTACTATTTGCATTCGATGTCCTGCATGGTTTCAAAACCATTTTTCCTATCCCGATCGCTTTGGCATCTAGTATGGATCCAGAACTTATTGAGCTGGTAGCTCATGCTGCCGCTAAAGAAGCAAGAGCTTTTGGAATCCATTTGACTTTTGCTCCCATGCTTGATGTTTGTCGAGATCCTAGGTGGGGAAGAGTAGCCGAAAGTCCAGGAGAAGACCCGTTTTTAGCCTCTCTCCTTTCTTCAGCATGGATCAAAGGGTTTCAAGGCAAGAACCTTTCTTCTTCTAGTCTCCTCGCTGCTTGTCCTAAGCATTTTGTCGGTTATGGAGCTGTCGAAGGTGGGAGAGATTATAATTCAGTAACTATTTCTCATAGGCTGCTTCAAGAAATCTATCTTCCTCCATTTCTCCAAGCCTTTAAAGAAGGAGCGTTTGCAACGATGGCAGCCTTTGTAGCCATTAATGGCTTACCGCCAGCTGCCAATCCACAGTTGCTAAAAGGTTTACTAAGAAAGGACATTGGATGGGAAGGTCCAGTTATCAGCGATTGGAATGCCGTCAGAGAACTGGTTCAGCACGGGATCACTGAAAATGAAAAGACGGCAGTGGCACTCGCCATAAATTCTGGCATTGACATCGATATGGTTAGTGGCCTTTATTCCCAATATTTAGAAGAACTCCTCAAAGAAGGAAAGGTCAAAGAAGAAACGATTGATGAGGCAGCCTTAAGGGTCCTAACCCTTAAAAAAAAGCTTGGACTCTTTACCCAAGAGCCACACCCTCTAAAGATAGATCAAAACCAATGGCAGACCATTCTTAAAACCAACAAGCAAATAGCTTTGGAAGCAGCCAAAAAATCCGTGGTTTTATTAAAAAATGAAGATGGGCTGCTCCCCATTGCTCCTTCTATTCGCTCTATTGCTTTGATCGGTCCTTTCAGTGAAGAACGCAAAGAACATTTAGGCCCCTGGTCGGCTATTGGAGATTGCAATGATGTAATAACTCTTGCTGAAGGCCTAAAAAGATATGCTCCTAGAGGAACAAAAATCCACGTGGTGGAAGGCTGCAATAAGTTTAGTCATGGCACGGTAGATTATCAGCAAGCCCTCAAAATCGCTCAAAGTAGTCAACTGATCGTAGCAGCCGTGGGAGAAAAAGCAAATATGTCAGGAGAAGCCGCATCGAGAGCTTTTTTAGACTTGCCAACACAACAGCAGAAGCTTATTGAAGTCTTATTAGAAACCGGAGTCCCAGTTGTCCTCATAGTCTTTAGTGGCAGGCCGTTGGATCTCTCAAGAATCATTTCCAAAACTAAAGCTATCCTGCAAGCTTGGTTTTTAGGAACAGAGACCGGAGAAGCTTTAGGACAGATTCTTTTTGGGCTCTACAATCCTTCTGGAAAGTTGCCGATTACTTTCCCAAGATCCGTCGGGCAGATCCCAATTTATTATGCCCAACTTCCTACCGGTAGACCAGCCAATCGTTCCTTTCCCTCCTGCCGCTATATCGACCAAAGCAACACTCCCCTTTTCCCTTTTGGTTATGGATTAAGCTACACTACTTTCCATTACAGTTTCCCTACTCTCAATCGTTCCAGAATCAATTATCATGAAACATTAGAGATTCTGACGGAAATAGAAAATACAGGCACGGTTCCTGGAGAAGAAATCGTCCAGCTTTACATTCGTGATCCAGTAGCTTCCATTTCTAGACCTTTAAAAGAACTAAAAGGAATAAGAAGAGTCTTTCTTAAGCCTGGAGAAAGACAAAAAATTAAATTTTCTCTTTCCTCCGTAGATTTAGCTTTTATAGATTATGAAGGGAAAAGAAAGATTGAACCTGGCCGGTTTTTCCTCTGGGTTGGACCCAATTCAATGGAAGGCAAAAGAGCAGAGTTTGATCTTGTTCCATAA
- the acs gene encoding acetate--CoA ligase, whose translation MDSIKEDNSYSYSIKKIYSPLPCSQNDLVDSMQTYFTLYKESIAHPELFWGNIAKEIDWFEPWTKVSDGQFPHCQWFCGGKLNAAYNCLDRHLSGNRKNKTALLWEGEFGERLSYTYQELSQEVARYANVLRRHGVNFSDTVIIFMPLIPQAIITMLACARIGAIHSVVFAGFSAKSLLERIVDSGAKVIVSADGGFRRGKIIPLKERVDEALKHTTQIQKVLLFKRTGAPTGWCHGRDYWMEEEASLVENTCEPVSLDSEHPLFILYTSGTTGKPKGVVHSTGGYLVQTAFSSKIVFDLQEDDLYWCTADIGWITGHSYVVYGLLANGASVFIYEGAPDFPSYDRFWQLIEKYKITIFYTSPTAIRSFIKWGPQWIEKHDLSSLRLLGSVGEPINPDVFLWFYKNIGKEKCPIVDTWWQTETGSILISPLPKVTPMKPGSATFPLFGIEPEVVDEKGEPMPAGKNGLLVIKKPWPSMLRGIYRDEESFKKIYFSRIPGVYFTGDGAYKDEEGYFWIIGRIDDVINVSGHRIGSAELESALISHPAVAEAAVIGVPDSEKGEALIAFVTLKEGWTSSLDLENALKEHVVKEIGSIARPKEIRFIDALPKTRSGKIVRRLLKEISREGHISGDVTTLEDSQCLDKLIKG comes from the coding sequence ATGGACTCCATAAAAGAAGACAACTCTTATTCTTACTCTATTAAAAAAATCTATTCTCCACTCCCATGCTCGCAGAACGATTTAGTCGATTCCATGCAAACGTATTTTACCCTCTACAAAGAATCTATTGCTCATCCTGAACTTTTCTGGGGAAATATAGCCAAAGAAATCGACTGGTTCGAACCATGGACTAAAGTTTCCGATGGCCAATTCCCTCATTGTCAGTGGTTTTGTGGAGGCAAACTTAACGCAGCCTATAATTGCTTGGATAGGCACTTAAGCGGAAATAGAAAAAATAAGACAGCCCTACTCTGGGAAGGAGAATTTGGTGAAAGGCTTTCTTACACTTATCAAGAGTTAAGTCAAGAAGTGGCTAGATATGCCAATGTCCTAAGGAGGCATGGAGTCAATTTCTCAGATACGGTGATCATTTTCATGCCTCTAATTCCCCAAGCAATCATCACCATGCTTGCTTGTGCTCGTATTGGAGCTATTCATAGCGTCGTCTTTGCTGGATTCAGTGCAAAGTCCCTCCTTGAACGAATAGTTGATAGTGGAGCCAAGGTCATTGTTAGCGCTGATGGCGGCTTTCGAAGAGGCAAAATCATTCCTTTAAAAGAGCGTGTGGACGAAGCACTTAAACACACCACACAAATTCAAAAAGTCCTTCTTTTTAAAAGGACAGGGGCCCCCACTGGATGGTGCCATGGAAGAGACTATTGGATGGAAGAAGAAGCCAGCTTAGTTGAAAATACTTGCGAGCCGGTTTCCTTAGACAGTGAGCACCCCCTTTTCATTCTTTATACAAGTGGCACGACCGGAAAACCAAAAGGGGTTGTCCATTCCACTGGAGGCTATTTGGTTCAAACGGCTTTCAGTTCGAAGATTGTATTTGACCTACAAGAAGATGATTTATACTGGTGCACGGCCGATATTGGATGGATTACTGGCCACAGCTACGTAGTCTATGGTCTGCTAGCTAACGGAGCATCCGTTTTCATTTATGAAGGAGCTCCCGATTTTCCTTCTTATGATCGATTTTGGCAGCTTATCGAAAAATACAAGATCACTATATTCTACACTTCTCCTACTGCGATCCGATCCTTTATCAAGTGGGGGCCTCAATGGATAGAAAAACATGATCTTTCTTCCTTGAGATTATTGGGCAGTGTTGGAGAACCAATCAATCCCGATGTATTTTTATGGTTCTACAAAAATATTGGCAAAGAAAAATGTCCCATCGTAGACACATGGTGGCAAACGGAAACGGGGTCTATTTTAATATCCCCTCTACCCAAAGTTACTCCAATGAAACCTGGTTCAGCCACTTTTCCACTTTTTGGAATAGAACCAGAGGTCGTTGATGAAAAAGGTGAGCCCATGCCTGCTGGCAAAAATGGGCTGTTGGTCATTAAAAAACCATGGCCTTCGATGCTAAGAGGCATCTATCGTGATGAGGAGAGTTTCAAAAAAATTTACTTTAGTAGAATCCCAGGAGTATACTTTACAGGAGATGGAGCGTATAAAGATGAAGAAGGGTACTTCTGGATTATAGGCAGAATCGATGATGTGATCAATGTCTCGGGACATCGCATTGGATCTGCTGAATTAGAAAGCGCACTCATTAGTCATCCGGCAGTTGCTGAAGCTGCAGTCATTGGAGTCCCTGATTCAGAAAAAGGAGAGGCTCTTATAGCCTTCGTAACACTAAAAGAAGGATGGACTTCATCATTGGACTTAGAGAATGCTTTAAAGGAACATGTTGTAAAAGAGATAGGCTCTATAGCAAGACCAAAGGAAATTCGATTCATTGATGCATTGCCTAAGACCCGAAGTGGCAAGATTGTTCGAAGACTTCTTAAAGAAATCAGTCGTGAGGGGCACATTTCAGGGGATGTAACCACCCTAGAAGATAGCCAGTGTTTAGATAAGCTAATAAAAGGCTAA
- a CDS encoding sigma 54-interacting transcriptional regulator produces the protein MRRSASLDTPYAIIGKSRLAEELRRMVAIAAMTDQPVLISGETGSGKEIVAKAIHFSSSRAMHPFVSIHCASLPKELAENEIFGGHFAGVESQRAVMGHKGKKIEAIGGTLFLDGVEELDPSLQSKLLRLFEEEKITKARSIRIIASSKETIEKNIQSGQFRKDLFYRLNVIRIHTPPLRERKEDIPDLVQFFIAKYAKENPKRISKKALSLLYRYHWPGNVRELENMIIRLCLTQPKKTIEPMDIDLPLNNPLEIKEIQNLFNLPLPKALEELEQMFIHKALAECPTRSAAAKKLGIVRPLLYAKLRKYDIH, from the coding sequence ATGAGACGTTCTGCTTCCTTAGATACCCCATATGCAATCATCGGCAAAAGCCGTTTGGCAGAGGAACTCCGAAGAATGGTAGCAATCGCCGCTATGACTGATCAACCAGTATTGATTTCTGGAGAAACAGGCAGCGGCAAAGAAATCGTTGCAAAAGCCATTCACTTTAGCAGTTCAAGAGCAATGCATCCTTTCGTTTCCATCCACTGTGCCTCCCTTCCCAAAGAATTAGCTGAGAATGAAATCTTCGGAGGACATTTTGCTGGTGTGGAATCCCAGAGAGCGGTTATGGGACATAAGGGCAAAAAAATAGAGGCCATTGGAGGCACCCTTTTTCTTGATGGAGTAGAAGAACTGGATCCTTCCCTCCAATCAAAACTTCTTCGCCTTTTTGAAGAAGAGAAAATCACCAAAGCTAGATCTATTCGGATAATAGCTTCTAGCAAAGAGACGATTGAAAAAAATATTCAAAGTGGACAATTTCGTAAGGATCTTTTCTACCGGTTAAATGTTATTCGCATTCATACGCCTCCCCTTAGAGAAAGAAAAGAAGATATTCCTGATTTAGTCCAATTTTTTATCGCTAAATATGCAAAGGAAAATCCCAAACGAATATCAAAAAAAGCGCTTTCTTTACTCTATAGATATCATTGGCCAGGGAATGTAAGGGAATTAGAGAATATGATTATACGACTTTGTCTAACTCAACCAAAAAAGACAATAGAGCCTATGGATATCGATCTGCCCCTTAATAATCCACTGGAAATAAAAGAAATCCAAAATCTTTTCAACTTACCTCTCCCGAAAGCCCTAGAAGAACTTGAACAAATGTTCATACATAAAGCTCTTGCCGAATGTCCCACTCGCTCAGCTGCCGCTAAAAAACTTGGAATCGTTAGGCCCCTCCTTTACGCTAAGTTACGTAAGTACGATATCCATTAA
- a CDS encoding glutamate--tRNA ligase, whose amino-acid sequence MTSTTPSHPRVRFAPSPTGYLHVGGARTALFNWLYARHTNGTFILRIEDTDASRNTPQALSVIFENLRWLGLDWDEGPLPDGRTIGPFGPYFQSQRNDIYEAYCKKLIDKDMAYIKEGAVLFRMPRKRIIVPDIICGDIYFDCTLEKDFVIRRKDGSFVFHLVNVVDDCEMKISHVIRGEDHLSNTPKHIAIFESLGIKPPLYAHIPLILNPEGSKMSKRDKGSSVQEYIDEGYLPKAFRNYLCLLGWSIKENREIFDIEEAIAKFDLTQIHRSNARFNRQKLLWLNGEYMRTMPLDELFPHALSWLKKAGLIDDHYDNIPFLKGAVAIVREKVKTGKELIDWIKPLLSNQIEYNDAVLQQYLDNEGKNILKEAFPYLEKVSPFHSKELEETIKSLAMKHGRKTADYIHRLRVALTGRTVGPSLYPMLEVLGKEKVLNRLHKVLFEHE is encoded by the coding sequence ATGACCTCAACCACTCCATCTCATCCACGCGTTCGATTCGCTCCGTCTCCTACCGGCTATCTTCATGTAGGGGGAGCCAGAACTGCTCTATTCAATTGGCTTTACGCCAGGCATACGAACGGAACTTTTATTTTGAGGATCGAAGATACCGATGCAAGCCGGAATACCCCTCAAGCACTATCGGTCATTTTTGAGAACCTCCGCTGGTTAGGTTTAGATTGGGACGAAGGTCCATTACCTGACGGCCGAACCATTGGACCATTTGGTCCTTATTTTCAAAGCCAGAGAAACGATATTTACGAAGCATACTGTAAGAAGCTGATCGATAAAGACATGGCTTATATCAAAGAGGGAGCTGTGCTTTTCCGCATGCCTCGAAAGCGAATTATTGTGCCAGATATTATCTGCGGCGATATCTATTTTGATTGTACCCTTGAAAAAGATTTTGTGATTCGTAGAAAAGACGGTTCTTTTGTTTTTCACCTCGTCAATGTTGTAGATGATTGTGAAATGAAGATAAGCCATGTGATACGAGGAGAAGATCATTTATCCAATACCCCTAAACATATTGCCATTTTTGAATCTTTGGGAATAAAACCACCTCTTTATGCTCATATTCCCCTTATCCTTAATCCGGAAGGCTCAAAAATGAGCAAAAGAGACAAAGGTTCTTCTGTCCAGGAATACATTGATGAAGGTTATTTACCTAAGGCCTTCCGCAATTATTTGTGTTTGCTTGGTTGGTCTATCAAAGAAAACAGAGAGATATTTGACATTGAAGAGGCTATTGCAAAGTTCGATCTGACTCAGATTCATCGGAGCAACGCTCGCTTTAATCGTCAAAAGCTGCTATGGTTGAATGGAGAATACATGAGAACAATGCCCTTAGATGAACTATTCCCTCACGCTTTATCCTGGCTTAAAAAGGCAGGTCTTATTGATGATCACTATGATAATATCCCCTTTTTGAAAGGGGCTGTGGCTATCGTAAGAGAAAAAGTAAAAACGGGCAAAGAACTCATTGATTGGATAAAACCCCTGCTCAGTAATCAAATCGAATACAATGATGCTGTGTTGCAACAATATCTAGACAACGAGGGAAAGAATATCCTCAAAGAAGCCTTCCCATACCTTGAGAAGGTTTCTCCTTTTCACTCAAAGGAACTTGAAGAAACTATTAAGAGCCTAGCGATGAAACACGGAAGAAAGACTGCCGATTATATTCATAGACTTAGGGTAGCGCTTACAGGAAGAACAGTTGGTCCCAGTCTTTATCCAATGTTGGAAGTACTAGGAAAAGAGAAGGTTTTGAATAGATTACATAAAGTGCTATTTGAACATGAATGA